One part of the Algibacter sp. L1A34 genome encodes these proteins:
- a CDS encoding chloride channel protein — MPSNTKKLLRRFLIWKYKHISELQFVYLLSILVGFLAGMGTVVLKNLTHYIRLLFEFETFRDHHHALYFIFPIIGLLLVYIIKQTWLKKHIGHGISSTLHAISKLNGIIPRYNIYASLITAPLTAGFGGSVGLQGPAVSVGAALGSNAARLFNMSTKTRLLLIGCAATGAMASMFKAPIAAIVFAVEIFSLDIAFTSLVPLLLASVSAVVTSYMFLGTDLLLRFELTDKFEVNDIGFYLLLGLVTAVASVYFSKVFFAITNFFKQFESRAVRLAIGGLAIGTILYFIPPLYGEGYGIMNNLLKGDHLAAIGKTPFNLDLSNIWIVIALLLGIAIFKAIAMTTTFGAGGVGGIFIPTLVMGSALGNAFAKIINNIGLGFHVSESNFTLIGMTGLMAGVLHAPLTAIFLIAEITSGYELFVPLMIVSAISFAITKYYISHSIYTLKLAERGELMTHDKDQNVLMVLDIDKVIETNFIILNPEMKLGDILNNAVAKSSRNHFPVVNDQHEFLGVIRLDDVRHIMFNVDLYQTVTAQSLMHADAGIIDYDADNMNTIMEKFKTSGAWNLPVIKNGKYYGYISKSKLLTAYRQQLIKFTK; from the coding sequence ATGCCTTCAAACACTAAAAAACTATTAAGAAGATTCTTAATTTGGAAATACAAACATATTTCCGAACTTCAGTTTGTATATCTACTTAGTATTTTAGTAGGCTTTTTAGCAGGAATGGGCACCGTTGTTCTCAAAAACCTAACACATTACATTCGTTTACTTTTTGAATTTGAAACGTTTAGAGATCATCATCATGCTCTTTATTTTATTTTCCCAATAATTGGTTTGTTATTAGTTTACATCATAAAACAAACGTGGTTAAAAAAACATATTGGTCACGGTATTTCATCAACATTACATGCTATTTCAAAATTAAACGGCATCATTCCAAGATATAATATCTATGCATCCTTAATAACAGCACCATTAACAGCCGGTTTTGGTGGTTCTGTTGGTTTACAAGGCCCAGCGGTGAGTGTTGGTGCTGCATTGGGTTCTAATGCCGCACGCCTATTCAACATGAGCACAAAAACACGCCTACTCTTAATAGGTTGCGCCGCAACTGGAGCCATGGCCTCCATGTTTAAAGCCCCTATTGCAGCCATTGTTTTTGCCGTAGAAATTTTCAGTTTAGATATTGCCTTCACATCATTAGTCCCATTACTATTAGCCTCTGTTTCGGCAGTAGTAACCTCTTATATGTTTTTAGGAACTGATCTTTTATTACGTTTTGAACTAACAGATAAGTTTGAAGTAAACGACATTGGTTTCTACCTTCTTTTAGGATTAGTAACCGCCGTAGCATCGGTCTATTTTTCCAAAGTATTTTTCGCAATCACCAACTTTTTTAAACAATTTGAAAGTCGTGCAGTCCGTTTGGCAATTGGTGGTTTAGCCATCGGCACCATACTCTATTTTATTCCGCCATTATACGGTGAAGGATATGGTATCATGAATAACTTATTAAAAGGTGACCACTTAGCAGCCATTGGCAAAACACCATTCAATTTAGATTTATCTAACATTTGGATTGTTATTGCTCTTTTACTTGGCATTGCTATTTTTAAAGCTATCGCCATGACTACAACTTTTGGAGCTGGTGGTGTAGGCGGCATATTTATCCCAACACTTGTTATGGGCAGTGCTTTAGGTAATGCCTTCGCTAAAATTATCAATAATATCGGATTAGGATTTCATGTTTCCGAATCCAATTTCACATTAATAGGAATGACGGGCTTAATGGCCGGTGTACTTCACGCACCACTCACAGCTATTTTCTTAATTGCCGAAATAACTAGCGGTTACGAACTATTTGTACCATTAATGATAGTTTCAGCCATATCATTTGCCATTACAAAATACTATATTTCGCATTCTATTTACACATTAAAACTGGCCGAACGTGGTGAACTCATGACCCACGATAAAGACCAAAACGTACTCATGGTTTTAGACATCGATAAGGTTATAGAAACCAATTTCATCATCCTAAACCCAGAAATGAAACTCGGAGATATCCTTAATAATGCGGTAGCAAAGTCTTCTAGAAATCATTTCCCGGTGGTTAATGATCAACATGAATTCCTTGGAGTTATTCGCCTAGACGATGTTCGACATATTATGTTTAACGTCGATTTATACCAAACCGTAACCGCGCAAAGCCTCATGCATGCCGACGCCGGTATTATAGATTACGACGCCGATAACATGAACACCATAATGGAAAAATTTAAAACCAGTGGCGCATGGAATTTACCAGTAATTAAAAACGGCAAATACTACGGTTATATTTCAAAATCGAAACTATTAACCGCATACAGACAACAACTTATAAAATTTACCAAATAG